The Mesorhizobium loti genome includes a region encoding these proteins:
- a CDS encoding sensor histidine kinase, with amino-acid sequence MIRILQNLVRRWSDLSLALQFVVAGGFGLLAVMLVVGAWVTAQIREGVIRNSAATTALYVDSVIAPLLPDLRKDQELSDSVKRALDETLGQGALGKRLESFVLWRRDGTVLYAKDASLIGRRFGPSDNLRSAFKGNVVAEFNTFDDDEEEEKEKASGLPLLEIYNPVREPWSGEVVAVTEFYEIADDFQATLASALWSSWLIVAGATLAAFLLLSGIVLRGSRTIDDQRGALRRQVSELQGLVTQNSALRMRVQRASRRATALNERYLRRIGADLHDGPAQLVALAALRMDSPIFSSDGHSGESRSTEIAMIRKTLEDALREIRGICTGLVLPQIETAAAPEILRLAVNEHELRTGTSVTLTLAGQLPEPGASEKISIYRFVQEGLNNAYRHGRGKDQAVSAGMKGGRLCVEVSDAGPGFDPARVEGLGLAGLRERVESIGGQFETLTGPQGTRLVIRLSVEEQA; translated from the coding sequence ATGATACGCATTCTGCAAAACCTGGTGCGACGCTGGAGCGACCTTTCTCTTGCCCTGCAATTCGTCGTTGCCGGCGGCTTTGGCCTGCTGGCCGTCATGCTGGTGGTGGGCGCCTGGGTGACAGCGCAGATCCGGGAAGGCGTCATCCGCAATTCAGCCGCCACGACGGCGCTGTACGTCGACAGCGTGATTGCGCCGCTGCTTCCCGACCTGCGCAAGGACCAGGAGCTCAGCGACTCCGTAAAGCGGGCGCTCGACGAGACACTTGGCCAGGGCGCGCTCGGCAAGCGCCTCGAATCGTTTGTGCTCTGGCGCCGCGACGGCACGGTTCTCTATGCGAAGGACGCGTCCCTGATCGGCCGCCGCTTCGGTCCGAGCGACAATCTGCGTTCCGCCTTCAAAGGCAATGTCGTGGCCGAATTCAATACGTTCGATGACGATGAAGAGGAGGAGAAGGAGAAGGCTTCCGGCTTGCCGTTGCTGGAAATCTACAATCCGGTGCGCGAGCCGTGGTCCGGCGAGGTGGTGGCGGTCACCGAATTCTACGAGATCGCCGACGACTTCCAGGCCACCCTGGCTTCCGCTCTGTGGTCCAGCTGGCTGATTGTGGCCGGCGCGACCCTGGCGGCATTCCTGCTGCTGTCGGGCATCGTCCTGCGCGGCAGCCGCACCATCGACGATCAGCGCGGGGCGCTGCGCCGCCAGGTGTCGGAGCTGCAGGGTCTGGTGACGCAAAACAGCGCCCTGCGAATGCGTGTGCAGCGGGCTTCCCGCCGCGCCACCGCGCTCAACGAAAGATATTTGCGCCGTATCGGCGCCGACCTCCATGACGGTCCGGCCCAACTCGTGGCCCTGGCGGCGCTGCGCATGGACAGTCCGATATTTTCCAGCGACGGTCATTCGGGCGAAAGCCGCTCGACCGAGATCGCGATGATCCGCAAGACGCTGGAGGATGCGCTGCGCGAAATACGCGGCATCTGCACCGGCCTCGTCCTGCCGCAGATAGAGACGGCGGCGGCACCGGAAATTCTGCGGCTGGCCGTCAACGAACACGAGCTGAGGACGGGAACGTCGGTGACACTCACGCTGGCCGGACAGTTGCCGGAGCCCGGCGCCTCCGAGAAGATCAGCATCTATCGTTTCGTGCAGGAAGGGCTGAACAACGCCTACCGCCACGGGCGAGGCAAGGATCAAGCGGTGAGTGCCGGGATGAAAGGTGGCAGGCTTTGTGTTGAAGTATCGGACGCCGGGCCAGGCTTCGATCCGGCACGGGTCGAGGGCCTCGGGCTCGCCGGCCTCAGAGAGCGGGTCGAAAGCATTGGTGGCCAGTTCGAAACCTTGACCGGGCCGCAAGGCACGCGATTGGTGATCCGTCTATCGGTTGAGGAGCAAGCATGA
- a CDS encoding PhoX family phosphatase: protein MTEHRFPDARFRTSLLEENDGPATNPTDNRTMGEIIAARFSRRGFLKGSLAVSAIAATVSPLALISADEARAAESSAFVFDELEAGIDDKHHVAPGYDADVLLRWGDPLFADSPDFDPTKQSAEAQAKQFGYNNDYVGYLPIDGSAEHGLLVVNHEYTNPHLMFPGIVKIVEKDGKKSAEVAPLSKEQVDVEMAAHGGTIVEIRKDAGKWQVVRDGKLNRRITSNTEMALSGPVAGHDRVKTNADPSGTKVFGTFNNCAGGVTPWGTYVMAEENIHGYFSGELPEGHKEAANYKRLGIPEGAYEWAAHYDRFDLGKEPNEANRFGWIVEVDVNDPTSTPRKRTAMGRFKHEGAESIVAKDGRVVFYLGDDERFDYVYKFVTKAAFNPNDHAANKDLLDDGTLHVARFAEDGTVEWLPIVFGQGPLTAENGFAGQADVLIETRRAADLLGATKMDRPEDIQPNGVNGKVYVMLTNNSKRKADQVDAANPRAENAFGHIIEISEDGGDFAAAKGKWEVLLKCGDPSVADVGATFSTATTANGWFGMPDNCAVDSAGRLWVATDGQGPKATGRTDGLWAVDTEGSARATSKLFFRVPIGAEMCGPLFAPDDQTAFVAVQHPGDGGEDWEAFGRPSYYEDLSTRWPDFKPDMPVRPSVVAITKQGGGKIAV from the coding sequence ATGACCGAACATCGCTTCCCCGACGCCCGATTCCGCACCAGCCTGCTCGAGGAAAACGACGGCCCGGCCACCAACCCCACCGACAACCGCACCATGGGCGAGATCATCGCCGCGCGGTTTTCGCGCCGTGGCTTCCTCAAGGGCTCGCTGGCCGTCTCGGCCATTGCCGCCACCGTCAGCCCGCTGGCGCTGATCAGCGCCGACGAGGCCCGGGCCGCCGAAAGTTCGGCCTTCGTGTTCGACGAGTTGGAGGCCGGCATCGACGACAAGCATCATGTCGCGCCGGGCTACGATGCCGATGTGCTGTTGCGCTGGGGCGACCCGCTGTTTGCCGATTCGCCGGACTTCGACCCAACGAAACAGTCGGCCGAAGCCCAGGCGAAACAATTCGGCTACAACAACGACTATGTCGGCTATCTGCCGATCGACGGTTCGGCCGAACATGGCCTGCTGGTGGTCAACCACGAATACACCAACCCGCATCTGATGTTCCCGGGCATCGTGAAGATCGTCGAAAAGGACGGCAAGAAGTCGGCCGAAGTCGCGCCCCTGTCGAAGGAGCAGGTCGATGTCGAGATGGCGGCCCACGGCGGCACCATCGTCGAGATCCGCAAAGACGCTGGCAAATGGCAGGTGGTGCGCGACGGCAAGCTCAATCGCCGCATCACCTCCAACACCGAAATGGCGCTGTCCGGTCCGGTCGCCGGCCATGACCGCGTCAAGACCAATGCCGACCCGTCCGGCACCAAGGTTTTCGGCACGTTCAACAACTGCGCCGGCGGCGTTACGCCCTGGGGCACCTATGTGATGGCCGAGGAAAACATCCACGGCTATTTCTCCGGCGAACTGCCCGAGGGCCACAAGGAAGCCGCCAACTACAAGCGCCTCGGCATTCCCGAAGGCGCCTATGAATGGGCGGCGCATTACGACCGTTTCGACCTCGGCAAGGAGCCCAACGAGGCCAACCGCTTCGGCTGGATCGTCGAGGTCGACGTCAACGACCCGACCTCGACGCCGAGGAAGCGCACCGCCATGGGCCGCTTCAAGCATGAGGGCGCCGAATCGATCGTCGCCAAGGACGGCCGCGTCGTCTTCTATCTCGGCGACGACGAGCGCTTCGACTATGTCTACAAGTTCGTCACCAAAGCCGCGTTCAATCCGAACGACCATGCCGCCAACAAGGACCTGCTCGACGACGGCACGCTGCATGTCGCCAGATTCGCCGAAGACGGCACGGTCGAATGGCTGCCGATTGTCTTCGGCCAGGGGCCGCTGACGGCTGAAAACGGCTTCGCTGGGCAGGCCGACGTGCTGATCGAGACGCGCCGCGCCGCCGACCTGCTCGGCGCCACCAAGATGGATCGCCCGGAAGACATCCAGCCCAATGGTGTCAACGGCAAGGTCTATGTCATGCTGACCAACAATTCGAAGCGCAAGGCCGACCAGGTCGACGCCGCCAACCCGCGCGCCGAAAACGCCTTCGGCCACATCATCGAGATATCGGAGGACGGCGGCGATTTCGCTGCCGCCAAGGGCAAGTGGGAAGTGCTGCTGAAATGCGGCGATCCCTCGGTGGCCGATGTCGGCGCCACCTTCTCGACGGCAACGACGGCCAATGGCTGGTTCGGCATGCCCGACAATTGCGCGGTCGATTCGGCCGGTCGCCTGTGGGTCGCCACCGACGGACAGGGGCCGAAAGCCACCGGCCGCACCGACGGCCTGTGGGCGGTGGACACCGAAGGGTCGGCGCGGGCAACCTCGAAACTGTTCTTCCGCGTGCCGATCGGCGCCGAAATGTGCGGTCCGCTGTTCGCGCCCGATGACCAGACCGCCTTCGTCGCCGTCCAGCATCCGGGCGACGGCGGCGAGGACTGGGAGGCGTTCGGCCGCCCGTCCTACTATGAGGATCTGTCGACACGCTGGCCCGACTTCAAGCCCGACATGCCGGTGCGGCCGTCGGTGGTCGCCATCACCAAACAGGGTGGCGGCAAGATCGCGGTCTGA
- a CDS encoding response regulator transcription factor, whose product MTDVIRIAIVDDHPLFREGVTRSLSEIGGFEMVGEGATAQDAERLASTVRPDILLLDISMPGGGLTAVAGILAGHPAQKIVMLTVSEANADVTKALNEGVRGYVLKGIGSRALADILRNVAAGESYLSPTLSARLLSDLQSQKPTNGIADRLRQLTERQTEILRLVAEGLSNKEVALRLELQEKTVKHHMTGVLSKLNVRNRTEAALMMREARDRDGNHI is encoded by the coding sequence ATGACTGATGTCATTCGCATCGCCATTGTCGACGATCATCCCCTCTTTCGCGAAGGTGTGACGCGCAGCCTGTCGGAGATCGGAGGCTTCGAGATGGTTGGCGAGGGCGCCACGGCACAGGATGCCGAACGCCTCGCCTCGACGGTGCGGCCCGACATATTGTTGCTCGATATCTCCATGCCGGGCGGCGGTCTGACCGCGGTTGCAGGCATCCTCGCCGGCCATCCCGCCCAGAAGATTGTCATGCTGACCGTTTCGGAGGCCAATGCCGATGTGACCAAGGCGCTCAACGAAGGGGTGCGCGGCTATGTCCTCAAAGGCATCGGATCGCGCGCGCTTGCCGACATCCTGCGCAACGTGGCGGCTGGCGAGAGCTATCTTTCGCCGACGCTGTCGGCCCGGCTGCTTTCGGATCTCCAGTCGCAGAAACCCACCAACGGCATAGCGGACAGGCTGCGGCAACTCACCGAGCGGCAGACGGAAATCCTGCGGCTGGTGGCTGAGGGGCTGAGCAACAAGGAAGTCGCCTTGCGGCTGGAGCTTCAGGAGAAGACCGTCAAGCATCACATGACCGGCGTGCTGTCGAAACTCAATGTGCGAAACCGCACCGAAGCAGCCTTGATGATGCGTGAGGCACGCGACCGCGACGGGAACCATATTTAA